The Stigmatella aurantiaca DW4/3-1 genome contains the following window.
TCATGTCGCACGGCGCCGTCGCCACCCAGATTTTCACCCCCTCCGGCAGTCTCAGCATCCTTGCACCCGCTGGAGAGCTCTCAGCACCCGCTCCACCAACTCCTGGCTGGCTCCCCCCTCCACCCTCACCCTCACTCCCTTCACTTCCACCACTACCGCCTCCCCAACTCCCTGCCTCCTTTGACTCGGTGCCTCCGGCGTCACCTCCACCGGCACGAAGCCCATTGCAGGTTTCTCTTTCTGCTCCCACTCTGCGCGCCTCCTCGACCAGAATCGCAGCCTCTCTCGGGGCAGCCCGTGCTTGCGCATGAACGCGCTCTGCGCTCCTCCTTCCTTCTGCCAGGCTCGTACCACCTCGGCTGCTATTTCCGGCGTCCACCTCGGTTGTCGGGCCGCTGCCAACCACCCTGGCTCTTCTGTCTTTGTCGTCTCTGCGCTGGTCGTCATCGTCCGCTCACTCTGGCGACTCTCTCCCTTCTGCGCGACATGGGCGGGAGCG
Protein-coding sequences here:
- the tnpA gene encoding IS66 family insertion sequence element accessory protein TnpA, with the protein product MTTSAETTKTEEPGWLAAARQPRWTPEIAAEVVRAWQKEGGAQSAFMRKHGLPRERLRFWSRRRAEWEQKEKPAMGFVPVEVTPEAPSQRRQGVGEAVVVEVKGVRVRVEGGASQELVERVLRALQRVQGC